A portion of the Bacteroidales bacterium genome contains these proteins:
- a CDS encoding 2-oxoglutarate dehydrogenase E1 component yields the protein MDDLSFLQSLNTEAIEELYRKYRDNPDSVDPSWHHFFQGFDLARRDYSHPESESLTFDEEFKVLNLINGYRKRGHLFTETNPVRTRRKYFPTLDLENYGLSDENLDTAYWAGKEIGCGKATLRDIVDYLKQTYCGHIGSEYKFIRIPEKTSWLTTHIEQGKNRTVFTTEEKRKIYHHLVEAVGFEKFIHNKFVGQKRFSLEGAEILVAALNDLVDKGAELGVQELNIGMAHRGRLNVLANVLKKPAQNIFKEFEGESYEERISLGDVKYHLGYSNTVRTSQGKEVVLNIVPNPSHLESSSPVIEGVSRARIDHIYEGDNHRLVPIIIHGDAAIAGQGVVYEVVQMSELDGYKTGGTIHLVINNQVGFTTNYLDGRSSTYCTDVGKVIKAPIWHVNGDDVEGLIHVMRMAIEYRQLFHSDVFIDILAYRKYGHNEGDEPRFTQPTLYEAIASHPNPRDLYKQELLRQGVLSHTDISKAEADFDSLLEKQLDAARKEKKVSIQQFLEAQWEGLSYASLSDFEEPVETGVPGSTLKRIARKLLTLPEDLVFFRKSIKLIEDRAAMIKENRVDWALGELLAYGSLLLENHPVRISGQDSIRGTFSHRHAGMVMEDTTEIYFPLKYLDDKQAPFQIFNSPLNEYGVLGFEYGYAMSGPNNLVIWEAQFGDFVNVAQVILDQYISSAEEKWGVMNGLVLYLPHGFEGQGPEHSSARIERFLSLAAGCNMHIINPTSPANLFHALRNHMKKASRVPLVVFTPKSLLRHPLCISTLDELEHGKFMPVVDDSDNDLEEVRRVVLCSGKIYYDLLARKQLLGARDIALIRLDQIFPFPDKEIQRILKKYKNNMLTLWVQEEPENMGAWYYIRNALKKTEVIPVTRQPSGSPATGLFKLHEISQKEIIDKVFRECTCELLNVYCGLQCVIGSSRTEILNQHYYFEKEKPKTK from the coding sequence CCGCAGAAAATACTTTCCTACCCTCGATCTCGAGAACTATGGTCTGTCCGATGAGAACCTGGATACCGCATATTGGGCCGGAAAGGAGATTGGTTGCGGGAAAGCAACCCTGCGGGATATCGTGGATTATCTGAAGCAAACCTATTGCGGTCATATTGGATCCGAATATAAGTTCATTCGCATTCCTGAAAAGACCAGCTGGCTGACAACACACATCGAACAGGGAAAGAACCGGACCGTCTTCACCACGGAAGAAAAGAGAAAGATATATCATCACCTCGTTGAAGCAGTGGGATTTGAAAAATTCATACATAATAAGTTTGTAGGACAGAAGCGATTCTCCCTGGAAGGAGCAGAAATACTGGTGGCGGCACTGAACGACCTGGTGGACAAGGGAGCGGAGCTTGGCGTACAGGAACTGAATATTGGGATGGCACACAGAGGCAGGCTCAATGTACTGGCCAATGTTCTGAAAAAACCGGCACAAAACATCTTTAAAGAGTTTGAAGGGGAATCTTATGAGGAGCGGATCAGCCTGGGTGACGTAAAATACCATCTGGGTTACAGCAATACCGTAAGGACCAGCCAGGGGAAAGAAGTAGTGCTCAATATCGTTCCCAATCCATCGCACCTGGAATCTTCCTCCCCTGTCATTGAAGGTGTATCCAGGGCACGGATCGATCATATTTATGAAGGGGACAATCACAGGCTGGTACCCATTATCATTCATGGAGATGCCGCTATCGCAGGCCAGGGAGTAGTCTATGAAGTAGTCCAGATGTCGGAGCTGGACGGATACAAGACGGGAGGAACCATCCACCTGGTCATCAATAACCAGGTGGGATTTACCACCAATTACCTCGATGGACGCTCCAGCACCTACTGCACCGACGTTGGCAAAGTAATCAAAGCTCCAATCTGGCATGTCAATGGTGATGATGTGGAAGGATTGATCCACGTTATGCGAATGGCCATTGAATACCGGCAGCTGTTTCATTCGGATGTTTTTATCGATATACTGGCCTACCGTAAGTATGGCCATAACGAAGGAGATGAGCCTCGCTTTACACAACCTACTCTTTACGAGGCCATTGCCAGTCATCCCAACCCCAGAGATCTTTATAAGCAGGAGCTCCTCCGGCAGGGAGTGCTGAGCCATACAGATATCAGCAAGGCCGAAGCTGATTTTGACTCTCTTTTGGAAAAGCAGCTGGATGCAGCCAGAAAAGAGAAGAAAGTAAGCATTCAGCAATTTCTGGAAGCGCAATGGGAAGGACTAAGCTATGCCTCCCTGAGTGATTTTGAAGAACCTGTAGAAACAGGGGTTCCGGGTTCAACCCTGAAACGCATTGCCCGGAAATTACTCACTTTGCCCGAGGATTTGGTCTTCTTCCGGAAATCCATAAAACTGATAGAGGACCGGGCCGCCATGATCAAAGAAAACCGGGTGGATTGGGCCCTGGGGGAATTGCTGGCCTATGGTTCCCTGCTGCTGGAGAACCATCCGGTAAGAATCAGTGGTCAGGATTCGATCAGGGGGACCTTCTCTCACCGGCATGCCGGCATGGTCATGGAGGATACCACCGAAATCTATTTCCCCCTGAAGTATCTGGATGATAAGCAGGCACCCTTTCAGATTTTTAACTCCCCGTTGAATGAGTACGGGGTCCTGGGCTTTGAATACGGCTATGCGATGTCCGGCCCAAATAACCTGGTCATCTGGGAAGCCCAGTTTGGAGACTTTGTTAATGTTGCCCAGGTCATACTGGACCAGTATATTTCAAGTGCTGAAGAGAAATGGGGGGTGATGAATGGACTGGTTCTCTACCTTCCTCACGGGTTTGAAGGGCAGGGGCCCGAGCATTCCAGTGCCCGGATCGAAAGGTTTCTTAGCCTGGCTGCCGGATGTAATATGCATATTATCAACCCGACCTCTCCAGCCAACTTGTTCCATGCCCTGCGAAACCACATGAAGAAAGCGTCACGGGTCCCCCTGGTGGTTTTCACACCAAAAAGCCTGCTCCGTCATCCTCTCTGCATTTCCACACTGGATGAACTGGAACATGGAAAATTCATGCCGGTCGTTGACGATTCCGATAACGATCTGGAAGAGGTTCGTAGAGTGGTGCTGTGCAGTGGCAAAATCTACTATGATCTCCTGGCGCGAAAACAATTACTGGGAGCCAGGGATATTGCATTGATCCGCCTGGATCAGATCTTCCCCTTCCCCGATAAGGAGATTCAGAGGATTCTGAAAAAATACAAGAACAACATGCTCACCCTCTGGGTCCAGGAAGAGCCGGAGAACATGGGAGCCTGGTATTACATCCGGAATGCCTTGAAAAAAACAGAGGTGATCCCGGTGACCCGGCAGCCTTCCGGCAGTCCGGCAACCGGACTTTTCAAGCTGCATGAAATCAGTCAGAAGGAGATTATTGATAAAGTATTCCGGGAGTGTACCTGCGAACTCCTGAATGTCTACTGTGGGCTGCAATGTGTGATCGGAAGCTCACGGACCGAGATATTGAACCAACATTACTATTTCGAAAAAGAGAAACCCAAAACAAAGTAA